The Acidobacteriota bacterium genome has a segment encoding these proteins:
- a CDS encoding monovalent cation/H(+) antiporter subunit G, producing the protein MTAIDALSIAFVLAGLGFFVAGTAGLLRFPDVYSRLHALTKADNLGLGLVAVGVALQGGSWLVTVKLFLVWLVVMLGSSTVAFLIARRALRDGIEPRSHVR; encoded by the coding sequence ATGACCGCGATCGACGCGCTCTCGATCGCGTTCGTGCTCGCCGGGCTGGGTTTCTTCGTGGCGGGAACCGCGGGGCTCCTGCGGTTCCCCGACGTCTACTCGCGCCTGCACGCCCTCACGAAGGCCGACAACCTCGGCCTCGGTCTCGTCGCCGTGGGCGTCGCCCTGCAGGGCGGATCGTGGCTGGTGACGGTCAAGCTCTTCCTGGTGTGGCTGGTCGTGATGCTGGGGAGCTCGACGGTGGCCTTCCTCATCGCGAGACGGGCCCTGCGCGACGGCATCGAGCCGAGGAGCCACGTCCGATGA
- a CDS encoding cation:proton antiporter subunit C, whose amino-acid sequence MTLTPALLYALAGCALFAIGLHALVVQPHLLRKILGLNVSGGGVFLVLVAIAHRGPGAAPDPVPHAMVLTGIVVAVCGTAVALVLAGRVHRATGTMEPGSSPAEAREP is encoded by the coding sequence GTGACCCTGACGCCGGCCCTGCTCTACGCCCTCGCCGGGTGTGCGCTGTTTGCGATCGGCCTGCACGCGCTCGTCGTCCAGCCGCACCTGCTGCGGAAGATCCTGGGCCTCAACGTCTCCGGCGGCGGCGTGTTCCTGGTACTCGTGGCCATCGCGCATCGCGGCCCCGGCGCGGCGCCCGACCCGGTGCCGCACGCCATGGTCCTCACCGGCATCGTGGTCGCCGTCTGCGGCACGGCGGTGGCGCTCGTGCTCGCCGGCCGCGTCCACCGTGCCACCGGCACGATGGAGCCCGGTTCGTCCCCGGCGGAGGCCCGCGAGCCGTGA
- a CDS encoding Na+/H+ antiporter subunit E, translated as MFAVRLALLAGLWWALTPGEPASWIVGGPAVVLAAWAAAGLAAPEAGRLSPAGVLQFVPYFVGTSLQGGFDVAWRALHPRLPIDPAFVRHPLRLPEGSARTFLVNVVSLLPGTLSAEVDDSTLVVHALSRPGESARDVATLETRVAALFGLDLAGRGGDA; from the coding sequence ATGTTCGCTGTTCGACTGGCACTGCTCGCGGGCCTCTGGTGGGCGCTGACGCCCGGCGAGCCCGCGTCGTGGATCGTGGGCGGCCCCGCTGTCGTCCTCGCGGCCTGGGCGGCCGCCGGGCTCGCCGCGCCCGAGGCGGGCCGGCTCTCGCCGGCCGGCGTACTGCAGTTCGTCCCCTATTTCGTCGGCACGTCGTTGCAGGGCGGCTTCGACGTGGCCTGGCGCGCCCTGCACCCGCGCCTGCCGATCGACCCGGCGTTCGTCCGGCACCCGCTACGACTACCCGAGGGCTCCGCCCGAACCTTCCTCGTCAACGTCGTCAGCCTGTTGCCGGGCACGTTGAGCGCCGAGGTCGACGACTCCACCCTGGTGGTCCACGCCCTCAGTCGACCCGGGGAAAGCGCCCGCGACGTGGCCACCCTCGAGACGCGGGTGGCGGCGCTGTTTGGTCTCGATCTCGCCGGCCGCGGAGGAGACGCCTAA
- a CDS encoding putative monovalent cation/H+ antiporter subunit A, whose amino-acid sequence MVFAFLSGFVLSAVAPSIHHRAPRAAGWLLALLPLSLTIWFLSHVPGAAHGEVARSVHDWVPSLGITLSFHLDGLSLLFALIVAGIGALVLIYSGAYMAGDRHTGRLYAFLLIFMAAMIGVVTADNVILLYISWELTSISSYLLIGYKHEYEKSRKAALQALLVTGAGGLALLPGLIMLATVGGSYELSELSAQGDLFRSHALYVPILLCVLAGAFTKSAQVPFHFWLPSAMEAPTPISTYLHSATMVKAGVFLLMRLTPVLGGTEAWTAALTTFGATTMVVGAWLGTQQTDLKRILAFTTVMALGAMTMLVGVGSPVALEAAMVFLLAHALYKGSLFMVVGAIDHGTGTREITALSGLRRAMPVTAWAAGLAALSTAGLVPLFGFVAKETAYTSLLGAPALVVAAVVANACVFLSAGVVGYQTFFGEPRETPHHPHEAPPAMWIGPMLLASLGLLLGVAPALADGLIGAAASASLGAPRDTHLALWHGLEGDAGAALALSATTIAAGLLAYAARWRLLALGAVLRHAYAFGPERWYEWTLAGLMASARWQTKVLQNGYLRFYILTAVLVTVVFGGYVIATAVAVPVPADLADARFHEVLLLLIMLAATWKLLHTESRFVAIVALGVIGYGVALLFLFFGAPDLAMTQFAIETLGVVLFVLVLYRMPELARRSPAVARARDAAVALGLGGLVTVILLATTPDPSPSRLSTFFAEESVPSAFGRNIVNVILVDFRGLDTLGEITVLAIAALGVYALLKLRLHGGES is encoded by the coding sequence ATGGTCTTCGCGTTCTTGTCCGGGTTCGTCCTGTCGGCCGTCGCGCCGTCGATCCACCACCGAGCGCCTCGGGCGGCCGGGTGGCTGCTCGCGCTGCTGCCGCTCTCGCTGACGATCTGGTTCCTCTCGCACGTGCCGGGTGCGGCACACGGCGAGGTCGCGCGGTCCGTTCACGACTGGGTCCCGTCTCTCGGCATCACGCTCTCGTTCCACCTCGACGGGCTCAGCCTGCTCTTTGCGCTCATCGTGGCCGGCATCGGCGCGCTGGTGCTGATCTACAGCGGCGCCTACATGGCGGGCGACCGCCACACGGGCCGGCTCTACGCGTTCCTGCTGATCTTCATGGCGGCCATGATCGGGGTGGTCACGGCCGACAACGTCATCCTCCTCTACATCTCGTGGGAACTGACGAGCATCAGCTCGTACCTCCTGATCGGCTACAAGCACGAGTACGAGAAGTCCAGAAAGGCGGCGCTGCAGGCGCTGCTCGTGACCGGCGCCGGCGGTCTGGCGCTGCTGCCGGGCCTCATCATGCTGGCCACGGTGGGTGGCTCGTACGAACTGAGCGAACTCTCCGCACAGGGCGACCTCTTCCGGTCGCACGCGCTCTACGTGCCGATCCTGCTCTGCGTCCTCGCGGGCGCGTTCACGAAATCGGCGCAGGTGCCGTTCCACTTCTGGCTGCCGTCGGCCATGGAGGCCCCCACCCCGATCAGCACCTACCTCCACTCGGCGACGATGGTGAAGGCGGGCGTCTTCCTGCTGATGCGGCTGACGCCGGTGCTCGGTGGCACCGAGGCGTGGACGGCGGCGCTCACCACGTTCGGCGCGACGACGATGGTCGTCGGCGCCTGGCTGGGCACGCAGCAGACCGACCTCAAGCGCATCCTGGCCTTCACGACCGTGATGGCCCTGGGCGCGATGACCATGCTGGTTGGCGTCGGGAGCCCGGTCGCCCTCGAGGCCGCGATGGTCTTCCTTCTCGCGCACGCTCTCTACAAGGGTTCGCTGTTCATGGTGGTCGGGGCCATCGACCACGGGACGGGGACGCGCGAGATCACGGCGCTCTCCGGCCTGCGGCGGGCGATGCCGGTCACGGCCTGGGCGGCGGGGCTCGCGGCGCTGTCGACGGCCGGGCTCGTGCCGCTCTTCGGCTTCGTGGCCAAGGAAACGGCGTACACGTCGCTGCTCGGGGCGCCCGCGCTCGTCGTCGCCGCGGTCGTGGCCAATGCCTGCGTGTTCCTGTCGGCGGGCGTGGTCGGCTACCAGACGTTCTTCGGGGAGCCACGCGAGACGCCGCACCACCCGCACGAGGCGCCGCCCGCCATGTGGATCGGCCCGATGCTGCTGGCGTCGCTCGGCCTGCTGCTCGGGGTGGCGCCGGCTCTGGCCGACGGGCTGATCGGCGCGGCGGCGTCGGCCTCGCTCGGTGCGCCACGCGACACGCACCTCGCGCTGTGGCATGGCCTCGAGGGCGACGCCGGCGCCGCGCTCGCGCTCTCGGCGACGACGATCGCGGCGGGCCTGCTCGCCTACGCGGCGCGCTGGCGGCTGCTGGCGCTGGGGGCTGTGCTGCGGCACGCCTACGCGTTCGGTCCGGAACGCTGGTACGAGTGGACGCTCGCGGGGCTGATGGCATCGGCCAGGTGGCAGACGAAGGTGCTGCAGAACGGCTACCTCCGCTTCTACATCCTGACGGCGGTCCTGGTCACGGTCGTCTTCGGCGGGTACGTGATCGCGACCGCCGTGGCGGTGCCGGTGCCGGCCGACCTCGCCGACGCGCGGTTCCACGAGGTGCTGCTGCTGCTCATCATGCTCGCCGCCACCTGGAAGCTGCTCCACACCGAGTCGCGCTTCGTCGCCATCGTGGCGCTCGGGGTGATCGGCTACGGCGTGGCGCTGCTCTTCCTGTTCTTCGGCGCGCCCGATCTCGCGATGACGCAGTTTGCGATCGAGACGCTCGGCGTGGTGCTGTTCGTACTCGTGCTCTACCGGATGCCGGAGCTGGCCCGGCGCTCGCCCGCGGTCGCGCGGGCGCGTGACGCCGCGGTCGCGCTGGGCCTCGGGGGCCTGGTGACGGTGATCCTGCTCGCGACGACGCCCGACCCGTCGCCCTCGCGGCTCAGCACGTTCTTCGCCGAGGAGAGCGTGCCGTCGGCGTTCGGGCGCAACATCGTGAACGTGATCCTGGTCGACTTCCGCGGGCTCGACACGCTCGGGGAGATCACCGTGCTCGCCATCGCGGCGCTCGGGGTGTACGCCTTGCTGAAGCTGCGGCTGCACGGCGGGGAGTCCTGA
- a CDS encoding multiple resistance and pH regulation protein F: protein MEPVLFGVAFALLLTIAAGVIRVSRGPTDADRMLAALLFGTAGVAILLLLSQALALPAAIDVALVFAVLASVVGVAFATRRPVAPPGGDPR, encoded by the coding sequence ATGGAACCGGTGCTGTTCGGCGTGGCGTTCGCGCTGCTCCTGACCATTGCCGCCGGCGTCATCCGCGTCTCGCGCGGCCCGACCGATGCCGATCGCATGCTGGCGGCGCTTCTCTTCGGCACGGCTGGCGTCGCGATCCTGCTCCTGCTGTCGCAGGCCCTCGCGCTGCCCGCCGCCATCGACGTCGCGCTGGTCTTCGCCGTGCTCGCGTCGGTCGTCGGCGTGGCCTTCGCCACGCGACGCCCGGTGGCGCCTCCAGGCGGGGACCCGCGATGA
- a CDS encoding DUF4040 domain-containing protein — translation MNGPLLLAFDGLLAGLLVWLAWRALSVADLFKGIVLFIAFGLCMALAWVRLNAPDIALAEAAVGSGITGALLLAAWNRMRSVAADTGVVASTGRRGLPSGALAFGLACGGLGAVLGWAVRSLPLGGDGLAARALEALPRSGVTNPVTAALLNFRAYDTLLELGVLLLAVIAAWAMARADDPPADAPRGPVLLGLARVLTPPLVVLAAYFLWVGAARPGGAFQGGALLGGAGVLLLLARGGDLRLPPEIALRAVFVAGLAVFVAVGLGVATGPRRLLEYPVDLAGPLILVIETAAVVSIGATLAALFAGGRPSATPPGPPPGSGPRQEAS, via the coding sequence ATGAACGGCCCGCTCCTGCTCGCATTCGACGGCCTGCTGGCCGGCCTCCTCGTCTGGCTGGCCTGGAGGGCGCTCTCGGTCGCCGACCTGTTCAAGGGCATCGTGCTCTTCATCGCGTTCGGCCTGTGCATGGCCCTCGCGTGGGTGCGGCTGAACGCCCCCGACATCGCGCTCGCCGAAGCCGCGGTGGGCTCGGGCATCACCGGAGCGCTGCTGCTTGCGGCCTGGAACCGGATGCGGTCGGTTGCGGCCGACACGGGCGTCGTCGCGTCGACTGGCCGGCGCGGCTTGCCGTCGGGCGCGCTGGCGTTCGGCCTCGCCTGCGGCGGACTCGGCGCGGTCCTGGGCTGGGCGGTGCGCTCGCTCCCACTCGGCGGCGACGGGCTCGCCGCGCGGGCGCTCGAGGCCCTGCCGCGAAGCGGCGTCACGAACCCTGTCACGGCCGCGTTGCTCAATTTCAGGGCCTACGACACGCTGCTCGAACTCGGCGTTCTGCTGCTCGCCGTGATTGCCGCGTGGGCGATGGCGCGGGCCGACGACCCCCCGGCCGACGCGCCGCGCGGGCCCGTCCTTCTCGGTCTCGCGCGCGTGCTCACACCACCGCTCGTCGTGCTCGCCGCCTACTTCCTGTGGGTCGGCGCGGCGAGGCCGGGCGGCGCGTTCCAGGGCGGCGCCCTGCTCGGCGGCGCCGGCGTCCTGCTGCTGCTCGCGCGCGGAGGCGACCTTCGCCTGCCGCCGGAGATCGCACTGCGAGCGGTCTTCGTCGCGGGACTTGCCGTGTTCGTCGCGGTCGGCCTCGGCGTTGCGACCGGGCCGCGACGCCTGCTGGAATACCCGGTCGACCTCGCCGGCCCCCTGATTCTCGTCATCGAGACGGCCGCCGTGGTGTCGATTGGCGCGACGCTCGCGGCGCTCTTCGCCGGCGGGCGACCCTCTGCGACCCCGCCCGGCCCGCCGCCCGGCTCGGGCCCGCGACAGGAGGCGTCGTGA